Proteins from a single region of Prinia subflava isolate CZ2003 ecotype Zambia chromosome 10, Cam_Psub_1.2, whole genome shotgun sequence:
- the LOC134555764 gene encoding beta-1,3-galactosyltransferase 2-like: MNYCTGFFSPTECTKRNLFLLFIFSVTAIYLFSYFYASHHLAKSDDLHMEKEKSLLEKILTNFKQISGKENGELPPENEKSENEATPTPTQSFTFLINEEEKCKDRTPFLVLLIATTAVELQHRDAIRRSWGSEGAVPGADVVRLFMLGIDAKGAHRDVLLRESEQYHDIIQQDFLDTYNNLTLKTLMGMRWVASYCNGTRFAMKTDTDVFVNTMYLIEKLLRPLPPPTQNYFTGHLMKGHSPIRHKASKWYISEEEFPGNRYHPFCSGTGYVFSGDLAAKIVNASLTIEYIHLEDVYVGFCLHAKGVEIVPPRSSLFNIHKVPFSPCTYNKIITSHHIQPHEQILYWETLQEKNHTC; encoded by the coding sequence ATGAACTACTGTACTGGATTCTTCTCTCCTACAGAATGCACCAAGAGAAAcctttttctacttttcatcttttctgttactgcaatatatttgttttcctatttttatgCTTCTCATCACCTTGCTAAAAGTGATGATCTTcacatggaaaaggaaaagagtttACTTGAAAAAATACTTACAAATTTCAAACAAATCTCAGGGAAAGAAAACGGAGAGCTACCAcctgaaaatgagaaatctgAGAATGAAGCCACACCCACTCCCACACAGTCATTTACATTCCTTATTAATGAAGAAGAGAAGTGCAAAGACAGAACACCTTTCCTGGTGTTGCTGATAGCCACAACAGCAGttgagctgcagcacagggacgCCATCcggaggagctggggcagcgAAGGCGCGGTTCCGGGCGCCGACGTTGTCCGGCTCTTCATGCTCGGCATCGACGCCAAGGGCGCGCACAGGGACGTCCTGCTGAGAGAAAGCGAGCAGTATCACGACATTATCCAGCAGGACTTCCTGGACACCTACAACAACCTCACTCTTAAAACTCTGATGGGCATGAGGTGGGTGGCCTCTTACTGCAACGGCACCAGGTTTGCTATGAAGACAGACACCGACGTTTTTGTCAACACGATGTACCTGATTGAAAAGCTCCTCAGGCCTCTCCCACCTCCCACACAGAATTATTTCACAGGCCATTTAATGAAAGGGCACTCCCCTATTCGGCATAAAGCCAGTAAATGGTACATATCCGAAGAAGAATTCCCAGGTAACAGATACCACCCTTTCTGTTCAGGAACTGGCTACGTCTTTTCTGGAGACCTGGCTGCAAAAATTGTCAACGCTTCTTTAACGATTGAGTATATACATTTGGAAGATGTTTACGTAGGGTTTTGTCTTCATGCAAAGGGAGTAGAAATAGTACCACCTCGTTCTTCACTGTTTAACATACACAAGGTCCCGTTTTCTCCTTGTAcatacaataaaataattacatcTCATCACATTCAGCCACACGAGCAAATACTCTATTGGGAAACACTGCAAGAGAAGAACCACACGTGTTAG